The following are encoded in a window of Rhizobium sp. WYJ-E13 genomic DNA:
- the glcF gene encoding glycolate oxidase subunit GlcF produces the protein MQTNFTLAQLADPHVAESEQILRKCVHCGFCTATCPTYVTLGNELDSPRGRIYLIKDMLENDRAADTEVVTHIDRCLSCLACTTTCPSGVDYMHLVDHARVHIEKTYKRPLMNRLTRAILAAVLPYPGRFRAALALARIGRPFAGLMRGPALKPFAAMLALAPSSIPAPSPFAKPGRHEPQAERRGRVAILTGCAQPVLDPAINEATIRLLTRLGIEVVVPEGEACCGSLVHHMGREEQALASARANVDVWTREIEAGGLDAIIITASGCGTTIKDYGHMLRLDAAYAGKAARVSALAKDITEYLVGLELPAHMPRGITVAYHSACSMQHGQKITMAPKHLLKAAGFTVRDPAEGHLCCGSAGTYNIMQPDISAALKTRKVKNIEATKADLIATGNIGCITQIRSGTSTPILHTIELLDWAYGGSVPEKLRGLPLA, from the coding sequence ATGCAGACCAACTTCACGCTCGCCCAGCTTGCCGATCCGCATGTGGCCGAATCCGAGCAGATCCTTCGCAAATGCGTACATTGCGGATTCTGCACCGCCACCTGTCCGACCTACGTCACCCTTGGCAACGAGCTCGACAGTCCGCGCGGGCGCATCTACCTCATCAAGGACATGCTGGAAAACGACCGTGCGGCCGATACCGAGGTCGTCACCCATATCGACCGCTGTCTCTCCTGCCTCGCTTGCACCACGACCTGTCCTTCCGGCGTCGATTACATGCATCTGGTCGACCACGCCCGAGTTCACATCGAAAAGACCTATAAGCGGCCGTTGATGAACCGGCTGACGCGGGCCATCCTGGCAGCGGTGCTGCCCTATCCCGGCCGCTTTCGGGCAGCGCTTGCGCTGGCCCGTATCGGCCGTCCCTTTGCCGGCCTGATGCGCGGACCCGCACTGAAACCCTTTGCCGCCATGCTGGCGCTTGCACCATCAAGCATCCCGGCGCCATCGCCTTTCGCCAAACCCGGCCGCCATGAGCCACAGGCCGAACGCCGCGGCCGCGTCGCGATCCTCACCGGCTGCGCGCAGCCCGTTCTCGATCCCGCCATCAACGAGGCGACCATCCGGTTGCTGACGCGCCTTGGTATAGAGGTCGTCGTTCCCGAGGGCGAGGCCTGCTGCGGCTCGCTGGTCCACCATATGGGGCGCGAGGAACAGGCGCTTGCCTCGGCCCGCGCCAATGTCGATGTCTGGACCCGCGAAATCGAAGCTGGCGGCCTCGACGCGATCATCATCACTGCGTCCGGCTGCGGCACGACGATCAAGGATTATGGCCATATGCTGCGCCTTGACGCGGCCTATGCCGGTAAGGCGGCGCGCGTCTCGGCTCTTGCCAAGGACATCACCGAATATCTTGTTGGGCTCGAACTGCCTGCGCACATGCCGAGGGGCATTACGGTTGCCTATCATTCCGCCTGCTCCATGCAGCACGGCCAGAAGATCACCATGGCGCCGAAGCATTTGCTCAAGGCGGCAGGTTTTACCGTTCGCGATCCGGCGGAAGGCCATCTTTGCTGCGGCTCGGCCGGTACCTACAACATCATGCAGCCGGATATTTCCGCAGCCCTGAAGACCCGCAAGGTCAAGAACATCGAGGCCACAAAGGCGGATCTCATCGCGACAGGCAATATCGGCTGCATCACCCAGATCAGATCGGGCACATCAACGCCGATCCTGCATACGATCGAACTCCTGGATTGGGCTTACGGCGGCTCTGTGCCTGAAAAATTAAGAGGTTTGCCGCTAGCCTGA
- the glcE gene encoding glycolate oxidase subunit GlcE, with amino-acid sequence MIDLVPASEEEAAAIIRAHAQEGRALAISGGDTRSGFGNAVEAEDRLRSTGLSGIVAYNPCEMVMTAKAGTPLAEVQAALAENSQMLAFEPMDHRALMGTSGEPTIGGVFAANVSGPRRFVAGAARDSLLGIRFVNGKGEIIKAGGRVMKNVTGLDLVKLLSGSHGTLGLMTEVTFRVPPRPKTEETIVISGLSDAEAANAMAAAMALPVEVSGAAHLPLTVTWKFLGGKLPEGEATVLRIEGLPGSVDSRAAKLLSSMGSFGQATRLDAAASRQIWQEIRDVAPYADGTARPVWRVSMAPNTGHQLVAALRLEAGVDAFYDWQGGLIWMRMEADPEADLVRRFVKALGGGHATLVRAPANARAAISAFHPAEEAVALLSRRVKEKFDPAGIFNPGKMG; translated from the coding sequence ATGATCGATCTGGTGCCGGCAAGCGAAGAGGAAGCCGCAGCAATCATCCGTGCGCATGCACAAGAGGGCAGAGCGCTCGCCATCAGCGGTGGCGACACGCGCTCAGGCTTCGGCAATGCCGTCGAGGCGGAAGATCGCCTGCGCTCGACCGGCCTTTCCGGCATTGTCGCCTATAATCCGTGTGAGATGGTGATGACGGCAAAGGCGGGCACGCCGCTTGCCGAAGTCCAGGCAGCGCTGGCCGAAAACAGCCAGATGCTTGCCTTCGAGCCCATGGATCACCGCGCCCTGATGGGCACGTCGGGCGAACCGACTATCGGCGGCGTCTTTGCCGCCAATGTCTCCGGTCCGCGCCGCTTCGTGGCGGGTGCGGCGCGCGACAGCCTGCTCGGCATCCGCTTCGTCAATGGCAAAGGCGAGATCATCAAGGCCGGCGGCCGGGTGATGAAGAACGTCACCGGTCTCGATCTGGTGAAGCTGCTGTCCGGCTCGCACGGCACGCTCGGTTTGATGACAGAGGTGACTTTCCGCGTGCCGCCGCGCCCCAAGACTGAGGAAACCATCGTCATCTCCGGTCTCAGCGATGCCGAGGCCGCAAATGCCATGGCCGCAGCCATGGCTCTGCCGGTGGAAGTCTCGGGTGCCGCCCATCTGCCGTTGACCGTGACCTGGAAATTCCTCGGCGGCAAGCTGCCGGAGGGGGAGGCGACAGTGCTGCGCATCGAAGGCCTGCCCGGTTCGGTTGACTCACGCGCGGCAAAGCTTCTGTCGTCGATGGGGTCGTTCGGTCAGGCCACGAGGCTCGATGCGGCTGCCAGCCGGCAGATCTGGCAGGAGATCCGCGACGTGGCACCCTATGCCGATGGAACCGCACGGCCTGTCTGGCGCGTGTCCATGGCGCCGAACACCGGCCATCAGCTTGTTGCGGCCTTGAGGCTCGAAGCCGGCGTCGACGCCTTCTATGACTGGCAGGGTGGCCTCATCTGGATGCGCATGGAAGCCGATCCGGAGGCAGATCTCGTGCGCCGCTTCGTCAAGGCGCTTGGCGGCGGTCATGCGACGCTGGTCCGTGCGCCCGCCAATGCGAGGGCGGCGATATCGGCCTTCCATCCCGCGGAAGAGGCCGTGGCATTATTGTCGCGTCGTGTGAAGGAAAAGTTCGATCCGGCGGGGATATTCAATCCGGGCAAGATGGGATGA
- a CDS encoding FAD-linked oxidase C-terminal domain-containing protein, translating into MSDAISFLAPRPDVLARRKEIVADLIDLLPPECLIHEVRELVPFETDAFVSYRRLPLAVALPRSTAEVATVMKYCHRYGIPVVPRGAGTSLSGGAIPQEDAVVLGLSKMNRILEVDFANRCAVVQAGVTNLNISEAVSADGFFYAPDPSSQLACTIGGNIGMNSGGAHCLKYGVTTNNLLGVKMVLTDGTVIELGGKALDAAGYDLLGLVCGHEGQLGIVTEATVRLIAKPEGARPVLFGFESSEEAGRCVADVIAAGIIPVAIEFMDKPAIEICEAFAHAGYPLDVGALLIVEVEGSEAEMDDMLKSIVDIARTHGVKTVRECQSATEAALIWKGRKSAFGATGRIADYICMDGTVPLSQLSHVLQRTSEIVASYGLRVANVFHAGDGNMHPLILFNANDPEDAAKAEAAGNDILKLCVDAGGCLTGEHGVGIEKRDLMRHQYSEADLAQQMAARAAFDPQWLLNPSKVFPLEGRPAA; encoded by the coding sequence ATGTCCGACGCCATTTCGTTTCTCGCTCCACGTCCCGATGTCCTGGCGCGCCGCAAGGAAATCGTTGCCGATCTCATCGATCTCCTGCCGCCGGAATGTCTGATCCATGAAGTGCGCGAACTCGTGCCCTTCGAGACGGATGCCTTCGTTTCTTACCGCCGCCTGCCGCTCGCCGTCGCCCTGCCACGCTCGACGGCGGAAGTGGCAACCGTTATGAAATACTGTCATCGCTACGGCATTCCGGTTGTCCCGCGCGGCGCCGGCACGTCGCTTTCGGGCGGTGCGATCCCGCAGGAAGATGCGGTTGTGCTCGGCCTGTCGAAGATGAACCGCATCCTCGAAGTCGACTTCGCCAATCGCTGCGCCGTCGTTCAGGCCGGTGTCACCAATCTCAACATTTCGGAAGCCGTCTCTGCGGATGGTTTCTTCTATGCGCCGGACCCGAGCTCCCAGCTCGCCTGCACGATCGGCGGCAATATCGGCATGAATTCCGGCGGCGCACACTGTCTGAAATATGGCGTGACGACCAACAACCTGCTCGGTGTCAAGATGGTGCTGACCGACGGCACGGTGATCGAGCTCGGCGGCAAGGCGCTGGATGCAGCAGGCTACGATCTGCTCGGCCTCGTCTGCGGCCATGAGGGCCAGCTCGGCATCGTCACCGAAGCGACCGTGCGTCTCATCGCCAAGCCGGAGGGTGCCCGCCCGGTGCTGTTCGGTTTCGAAAGCTCTGAGGAAGCCGGCCGCTGCGTTGCCGATGTCATCGCCGCCGGCATCATTCCCGTCGCCATCGAATTCATGGACAAGCCGGCGATCGAGATCTGCGAGGCCTTCGCCCATGCCGGCTACCCGCTCGATGTCGGTGCGTTGCTGATCGTCGAGGTCGAGGGATCGGAAGCGGAAATGGACGACATGCTGAAAAGCATCGTCGATATCGCTCGCACCCATGGCGTCAAGACGGTGCGCGAATGCCAGTCGGCGACCGAAGCGGCACTCATCTGGAAGGGCCGCAAGTCTGCTTTCGGCGCCACCGGCCGCATCGCCGATTACATTTGCATGGATGGCACGGTGCCGCTGAGCCAGCTTTCGCATGTGCTGCAGCGGACGTCGGAGATCGTCGCAAGTTACGGCCTGCGCGTCGCCAATGTCTTCCATGCCGGCGACGGCAACATGCATCCGCTGATCCTCTTCAATGCCAATGATCCCGAGGATGCCGCGAAGGCCGAAGCGGCCGGCAACGATATCCTGAAGCTTTGCGTCGATGCCGGTGGCTGCCTGACCGGCGAACACGGCGTCGGCATCGAGAAACGTGACCTGATGCGCCATCAATATTCCGAGGCCGATCTTGCCCAGCAGATGGCGGCACGCGCCGCCTTCGACCCGCAATGGCTGCTGAACCCTTCCAAGGTCTTCCCGCTTGAGGGGCGTCCCGCCGCATGA